Part of the Bacillus sp. N1-1 genome, CCAGTAGCAAGAATTGAACTGGTCGATGCGCGTTCCGTTCAACAAGTGAACAAAACAAATGAAACGAACTACATTGAAAAGCCAACATTATTTATCGAGTTTCACGGAAATGAAGCTGGACTGAATCAAGATGTTGCGTTTGCTAAAAGCATTGCTGAAGACAACCAGTGTGAGGAGTTTATTTTCGAACATGATACGAAGAAACGAGCTCTTTTATGGGAGGCTCGACACAACCTCGCATACTCGTTCAGTCATGGATCTCCAGGTAAAAAGATGATGGTAACAGACGTCTGCGTCCCCATTTCAGAACTTACCGGGGCGATAACAGACGCAAGGAAAGCAATCGAAACTTACGGATTAGATGGTGCCCTTCTCGGTCATGTGGGAGATGGAAACTATCATGCCATCGTCATGATCAATCCTGATGACCCGATTGAGCTTGAGAAAGCTACAAAACTAAATCAACACCTTGTTCACTATGCGCTCGAGCGAGGAGGCACGTGTACGGGAGAACATGGAGTAGGTACAGGGAAAGCGCAATATCAACAAAAAGAACATGGAGCTGCTTTGGATGTAATGTTGGCAGTTAAACAAACTCTTGATCCGAACGGCATTATGAATCCAGGTAAAATATTTGCTATTGATAAAGAACAGTCTTCCATTATCTGATCATTTTTGAGGTGACCGCTATGGACTTATCAACTATTTCCCAACTGTCTTTTCCTGCTTTCATTTCAAAAAAAGGAATCATTCTTTCCACAAATGACGCTTTTCGCTCAATCATAAAAGACGCTGAAGAAGAACCAGTTGAAGAGATTTTTGATATCATAGAAGAACACGAAACATTTACTAAAACCCGGTATAAGGACAAAGAAATGTTGTTCATTACAGAACAGAAGGATCAGTACGTCTATTACATCGGGAAAGAAAACACTCATTTCTCTGATCTGGAAAAACAGGTAACAGAACTTGAAAAACTAAACAGGGAATTAGATTCAATTATTGACAATTCCTATGACGGAATTTATATTACCGATAACAAAGGGATTACATTGAAAACCAATACAGCGATTGAACGACTAACTGGTATCCCAAAGGAATATTACATTGGAAAAAATGTTGATCGTCTAGTTAATAGAGGTATATTAAAAGATTCCGTAACAAAAAAAGTACTGAAACAACGCCGAACTGTATCAGTCGTACAGAATAATTTCGAAGGAAAAGAAACTTTGATTACCGGTAGCCCAATCTTTAACAATAAAGGTGACATTGAAAAGGTGATCACGAACATACGGGATCTTTCAGAATTAAATAGACTTATATCCGAGTTGAATAGTGTCCAAAAAAAGAATGCTGAATATGAAAAAGAACTTGAACTTTTAAAAGGATATTCAAACTCAGGAATTATTATTGAGAGTGAAACCATGAAAGAACTTTATGAAACTGCTACTAGAATCGCAAATTTTGATGCAACTGTTCTTATATTGGGTGAAACAGGTGTCGGAAAAGATGTTCTTGCTCGATTTATCTATTCAAAAAGCAAGAGAGCTTCAACCGGAGACTTTATTAAAGTAAATTGCGGTGCTATACCACAAGAGCTAATTGAATCAGAGCTCTTCGGTTATGAAGGCGGCGCATTTACTGGCGCCAGCCGCAATGGTAAGCCTGGAATGTTCGAAATGGCAGATAACGGGGTTCTATTCCTTGATGAAGTAGGTGAACTACCTTTAAAAACTCAAGTGAAATTACTCCAGGTTATTCAAGATAATACTATTCAACGCATAGGTGCTACGAAACTGAAAAGGGTTAATGTAAGAATCATTGCTGCAACCAATCGCAACCTCCTCCAAATGGTAACAGAGCAGGAATTTAGAGAGGATTTGTTTTATCGCCTCAATGTCATTCCACTCTTCATTCCTCCATTAAGAGAGAGAAGAGATGATATTCTACCACTAATCCAGTTCTTTCTAAATCGAACGAATTTAAAATATAACCTTGATAAGCATTTAAAAGCCGACCTTAAAAACTCTCTATATGAATTGGATTGGAAAGGGAATGTAAGAGAAATGGCTAATTTAATTGAACGAATGGTATTAACCACTTCTAAACGTGCGATTTCTCATGACCACCTTCCTGCCGATTATAAAAAGGAAAGGGCAGATCCTCGTATTCACAGCCTTAAAGAAGCCGTTGAAATTACAGAACGTAACGTTCTAGAAGATGCCTATTCAAAATACAAAAGCACATATGAAATTTCTCGAGTTTTAAATACCAGTCAACCAACTATTGTCAGAAAACTAAGGAAATATCAAATCGGCCAATCTTAACATATATACTGCACCACTCGCCCCTGGCGAGTTTTTTTATTGGTTGGCATCAAACTTGCAATACTTAAGGGAAAGGAGGCAGAGACTATGAAAATTGGAATTGCTGGAACAGGAGCAGTGGGTGGTTATATTGGTGGCATGCTAGCACTTGCTAATCATGAGGTTGTTTTTTTATCCCGAGGAACTAACTTGCTCGTGATGCAACAACGAGGTTTGAAAATCAAAAGCTCTGTAGATGAAGTAATCATTCATAAGGAGTTTACACATTCACTGGATACATTTAGCGATGTCGATCTCATCATATTAAGTGTCAAATCAAACGATACAATCAATATCGCTAGACAGTTGCGCCAAAATATATCTTCTAGTACTCCCGTTCTTCTTATGCAAAACGGAGTGAGTAATGAAGAGATTGCAATAGAATATTTCGATTCTACTTGCCTATATACAGCTGCAGTTTATTTAACATCCAGAATGTCAGAACCAGGTATCATCGAGATGGCAGGTAAACCAAGATTAACTATAGGGTCATTAGAATCTGGAAATGTAGAAGAAGCAAAGTCTCTCACTCATTTATTTAATGAAGCAGGAATTCAAGCGAAGACATCATCAAATATTATGCGAGCTAAATGGAAGAAACTTTTGTGGAATGTAACATTTAATCCTCTTTCTGCCTACGCAGGGGTCACAGTAGGACAAATCATCAACGAACCAGAACTGCGTGAAATAGCTGAGAGGGCTTTAGTCGAAGGAATGCAGATAGCGAGTTATAAAGGGTTCTGTTTTCAGGATGAGCTGATCAATCAAATATTCATAGGGGCAAGGAAAGCAGATAATCATTATACAAGCATGCTCCAAGATCGTCTAAACGGAAAACAACTCGAG contains:
- a CDS encoding sigma 54-interacting transcriptional regulator, with product MDLSTISQLSFPAFISKKGIILSTNDAFRSIIKDAEEEPVEEIFDIIEEHETFTKTRYKDKEMLFITEQKDQYVYYIGKENTHFSDLEKQVTELEKLNRELDSIIDNSYDGIYITDNKGITLKTNTAIERLTGIPKEYYIGKNVDRLVNRGILKDSVTKKVLKQRRTVSVVQNNFEGKETLITGSPIFNNKGDIEKVITNIRDLSELNRLISELNSVQKKNAEYEKELELLKGYSNSGIIIESETMKELYETATRIANFDATVLILGETGVGKDVLARFIYSKSKRASTGDFIKVNCGAIPQELIESELFGYEGGAFTGASRNGKPGMFEMADNGVLFLDEVGELPLKTQVKLLQVIQDNTIQRIGATKLKRVNVRIIAATNRNLLQMVTEQEFREDLFYRLNVIPLFIPPLRERRDDILPLIQFFLNRTNLKYNLDKHLKADLKNSLYELDWKGNVREMANLIERMVLTTSKRAISHDHLPADYKKERADPRIHSLKEAVEITERNVLEDAYSKYKSTYEISRVLNTSQPTIVRKLRKYQIGQS
- a CDS encoding ketopantoate reductase family protein — translated: MKIGIAGTGAVGGYIGGMLALANHEVVFLSRGTNLLVMQQRGLKIKSSVDEVIIHKEFTHSLDTFSDVDLIILSVKSNDTINIARQLRQNISSSTPVLLMQNGVSNEEIAIEYFDSTCLYTAAVYLTSRMSEPGIIEMAGKPRLTIGSLESGNVEEAKSLTHLFNEAGIQAKTSSNIMRAKWKKLLWNVTFNPLSAYAGVTVGQIINEPELREIAERALVEGMQIASYKGFCFQDELINQIFIGARKADNHYTSMLQDRLNGKQLEIESICGYFLKEATKLDVSTPVIQSLYNNLATLEKEAFR